One genomic window of Micropterus dolomieu isolate WLL.071019.BEF.003 ecotype Adirondacks linkage group LG14, ASM2129224v1, whole genome shotgun sequence includes the following:
- the rbp4 gene encoding retinol-binding protein 4 produces the protein MLRYVVALCLLAFSWAQDCQVSNIQVMQNFNKTRYAGTWYAIAKKDPEGLFLLDNIVAHYTIEDDGKMTASAKGRVIILNNWEMCADMFATFEDTPDPAKFRMKYWGAASYLQTGNDDHWVIDTDYDNYAIHFSCRLQDSDGTCLDSYSLIFSRDSAGLRPEDQRAVHQKKTDLCLLGKYRRIAHNGFCDSS, from the exons ATGCTGCGGTACGTTGTGGCTCTTTGCCTCCTGGCTTTCTCCTGGGCACAGGACTGCCAGGTGTCCAACATCCAGGTCATGCAGAACTTTAACAAGACCAGG TATGCAGGGACATGGTATGCCATAGCAAAGAAGGACCCAGAGGGTTTGTTCTTACTTGACAACATTGTGGCCCATTATACTATTGAAGACGATGGCAAAATGACTGCCAGTGCTAAGGGCAGAGTCATCATCCTCAA CAACTGGGAAATGTGTGCCGACATGTTTGCCACCTTTGAGGATACCCCCGACCCTGCCAAGTTCAGGATGAAGTACTGGGGAGCGGCCTCCTACCTGCAGACTGGAA ATGATGACCATTGGGTGATCGACACTGACTACGACAACTACGCCATCCACTTCTCCTGCAGACTACAAGACTCTGACGGCACTTGCCTAGACAGCTACTCCCTCATATTCTCTCGCGATTCAGCCGGCCTGAGGCCCGAGGACCAGCGAGCCGTCCACCAGAAGAAGACGGACCTCTGCCTGCTGGGCAAATACCGACGCATTGCACACAATG GCTTCTGCGACAGCAGCTGA
- the pde6c gene encoding cone cGMP-specific 3',5'-cyclic phosphodiesterase subunit alpha' — MADKDSVEKYLENNPQFAKEYFDKKLRAEALSAAFSAPVDIKDTASFKDINSVQEAAIIFEMVQELQKQVDFEKSFHKVLQRVALILQADRVSYYICRARNGIPELASCLFDVTPTSKYEANLINPQSEIVFPLDMGVVGYTAHCKKPQNVPDVSKNNKFCDFVDKQTGYKTKCLLTFPLLADKECLGVTMALNKIGADAFSAEDEALFHKYMNFAQVLALQHYTSYMFNVESRRSQVLLWSASKVFEELTDIERQFHKALYTVRTYLLCERYSVGLLDMTKEKEFYDEWPVKLGDVEPYKGPKTPDGREVIFYKIIDYLLEGKEEIKVIPGPPPDHWALVSGLPTYVAENGFICNMMNVAADDYFTFQKEAVDESGFVIKNVLSLPIVNKKEEIVGIATFFNRKDGRPFDEHDEQITEALTQFLGWSVLNCDTYDRLNRMEYRKDIAQEMLMYQSKCTSDELQSILNTKEKFDSEPEDCDQKEMYKLLKANCPAADNVDGESLYLFSFSDFPVSEHGLIKAGIRMFFELGVIEKFKVPAETLTRWMYTVRKGYRAITYHNWRHGFNVGHTMFCLLQTGRLRKYYSDLDAFAMVAAAFCHDIDHRGTNNLYQTKSASPLAKLHGSSIMERHHLEYSKTLMAEESLNIFCNLQKRQFENVQHLFDVCIIATDLALYFKKRTMFQNIVNATEPMTDEKEAIAYVSNNSTRKEIVMAMMMTGCDLSAITKPWEVQSKVALMVAAEFWEQGDLERSVLDQQPIPMMDRNCAEQLPKMQCGFIDFVCSFVYKEFSRFHKEIQPMFDGLNNNRAHWNELAEVYNAKMKAIEDQKKKVEDEEAKKAGGDGAKSKTCTIC; from the exons ATGGCAGACAAGGATAGCGTGGAGAAATACCTGGAGAACAACCCACAGTTCGCCAAAGAATACTTCGATAAGAAGTTGCGTGCTGAAGCCCTCTCCGCCGCCTTTTCTGCACCTGTCGACATCAAAGACACCGCTTCCTTCAAGGATATTAACTCTGTTCAAGAGGCCGCCATCATCTTCGAGATGGTCCAGGAGTTGCAGAAACAGGTTGACTTTGAGAAGTCGTTTCACAAAGTGTTGCAGAGGGTTGCCCTGATCTTACAGGCCGACAGGGTCAGTTATTACATATGCCGGGCCAGAAACGGAATACCCGAGCTGGCCTCTTGCCTCTTTGACGTGACTCCAACATCCAAATACGAGGCAAACCTCATTAATCCTCAGAGTGAAATTGTGTTCCCTCTCGATATGGGTGTTGTCGGTTACACCGCACATTGCAAAAAGCCACAAAATGTTCCTGACGTCTCAAAG AATAACAAGTTCTGTGACTTTGTGGACAAACAGACTGGATACAAGACTAAATGCTTGCTCACTTTCCCTTTGTTGGCTGACAAAGAGTGCCTTGGAGTCACCATGGCACTAAACAAAATAGGAGCTGATGCGTTTTCTGCAGAGGATGAGGCG CTCTTCCACAAGTACATGAACTTTGCTCAAGTCCTTGCCCTGCAGCACTACACAAGCTACATGTTCAATGTGGAATCCAGAAGGAGTCAG GTGCTGCTCTGGTCTGCCAGCAAAGTGTTTGAGGAGTTGACAGACATTGAGAGACAGTTCCACAAAGCGCTCTACACTGTAAGGACCTATCTACTATGCGAACGTTACTCAGTGGGTCTGTTGGACATGACCAAAGAGAAG GAATTCTATGATGAATGGCCGGTGAAACTGGGAGATGTGGAACCCTATAAGGGACCAAAAACACCTGACGGCAGG GAAGTCATCTTTTACAAGATCATTGACTACCTCCTGGAAGGCAAAGAAGAAATCAAAGTCATACC tGGTCCGCCTCCAGATCACTGGGCTCTAGTTAGCGGACTACCAACGTATGTTGCAGAGAATGGCTTT ATTTGCAACATGATGAACGTGGCTGCAGATGATTACTTCACTTTCCAG AAAGAGGCTGTGGATGAATCAGGTTTTGTCATCAAGAATGTCTTGTCGCTGCCCATTGTCAACAAGAAGGAAGAAATTGTGGGCATCGCCACTTTCTTCAACAGGAAAGACGGCAGGCCTTTTGATGAACACGATGAACAGATCACTGAG GCCCTGACACAGTTCTTGGGTTGGTCAGTGCTGAACTGCGACACCTATGACAGGCTGAACCGTATGGAGTATAGGAAAGACATTGCCCAGGAGATGCTCATGTACCAGAGCAAATGCACCAGTGATGAGCTGCAGTCCATTCTG AACACCAAAGAGAAGTTTGATTCAGAGCCTGAAGACTGCGACCAGAAAGAAATGTACAAACTATTG AAAGCAAACTGCCCAGCAGCTGACAATGTCGATGGAGAGAGTCTGTACCTGTTCTCCTTCAGTGACTTCCCCGTCTCAGAGCACGGCCTCATCAAAGCCGGCATTCGCATGTTCTTTGAGCTCGGAGTTATTGAAAAGTTTAAAGTTCCTGCAGAG ACGCTGACCAGATGGATGTACACCGTGAGGAAGGGTTACCGTGCCATCACCTACCACAACTGGAGGCATGGCTTCAACGTAGGCCACACCATGTTCTGTCTGCTGCAG ACAGGGAGGCTGAGGAAGTACTACTCTGATCTAGATGCCTTTGCCATGGTGGCTGCTGCTTTCTGCCACGATATTGACCACAGAGGGACCAACAACCTCTACCAGACAAA GAGCGCGTCTCCTCTGGCTAAACTTCATGGCTCCTCCATCATGGAGAGGCACCATTTGGAGTACAGCAAGACGCTCATGGCTGAAGAG AGCCTGAACATCTTCTGCAACCTCCAGAAGCGTCAGTTTGAGAATGTGCAGCACTTGTTTGACGTCTGCATCATCGCCACTGATCTGGCCCTTTACTTCAA AAAGAGAACCATGTTCCAAAACATTGTGAACGCCACAGAGCCGATGACAGATGAAAAGGAGGCCATTGCCTACGTTTCCAACAACTCCACCAGGAAGGAAATCGTCAT GGCCATGATGATGACAGGTTGTGACTTGTCAGCTATCACCAAGCCCTGGGAGGTTCAGAGCAAG GTGGCTCTGATGGTCGCTGCTGAATTCTGGGAACAGGGAGATTTGGAGAGATCTGTTTTGGACCAACAACCAATT CCCATGATGGACAGAAACTGTGCTGAACAGCTACCCAAGATGCAGTGCGGTTTCATCGACTTTGTGTGCTCATTCGTATACAAG GAGTTTTCCAGATTCCACAAGGAGATCCAGCCCATGTTTGATGGGCTGAACAACAACAGGGCACACTGGAATGAGCTGGCTGAGGTATACAACGCAAAGATGAAGGCCATTGAGGATCAGAAGAAGAAAGTGGAAGATGAGGAAGCCAAAAAAG CAGGTGGCGACGGAGCGAAGTCAAAGACGTGCACCATCTGCTAA